AAGCTCATCATCGAAGTGCCCGAAGAGGATTTGCGTTTCATCCTCGCGAAACCGATGGATGTCCCGACCTATGTGGAACATGGGGTCGCTGACTTAGGGATTGCGGGGAAGGATGTCATGCTTGAAGAAGAAAGGGACGTCTACGAGCTCCTCGATCTCAGGATCAGCGGATGCTATCTGGCGGTAGCGGGACTGCGGAACACGAAGATGAGTGATGTGGCGCCGAAGATCGCGACGAAATACCCGAATGTCGCTTCATCCTATTTCCGGGAACAGGGGGAGCAGGTGGAAATCATAAAATTGAACGGTTCCATCGAACTCGCCCCATTGATCGGTCTTGCCGACCGCATCGTCGATATCGTATCCACGGGTCGGACGCTGAAAGAAAACGGCCTGGTCGAATACGAAACCATCGTCGGCATCACCTCACGCCTTATCGTCAACCCCGTCAGCTACAGGATGAAAGACGAAAAAATCGAAGACCTCGTCACCCGGCTCACACGCATCATCGGGTGAGAGGGACGGACCTCTCTTGTTCGAGTCCGGAATGTAGCGTTGGCAGGCATTTAAGAAGCTTTTGGGACGGAATATCAGTGGAAAACGAGGTCCGTCCCTCTAAATAGAGATTACATATGGAGACTGGTCCTGATCACAGGTCCGTCCCTCTTGAAGGTTGGTGAATTCTGTGAAGATTATTAGGGATATAAGCGGGGCGTCGATTAAGCGCTCTGTGGATAGTGGTACGGAGGAGCAGCGCAGGGCGGTCCAGGGGATCATTGCTTCTGTGAAGCAGAATGGAGACAGTGCCGTACGTGAGTATACAGAGAGATTCGATGGAATCCATTTGGAGAACTACAAGGTATCTGAGCGTGAGATAGAGGAAGCTTTCTCCGCTCTCGATCCGGAAATGGTCTCCATCATTGAAGAAGCGGCGGATAATATCCGTGCCTTCCATGAACAGCAAAAGAGGTCATCGTGGTTCACAACGGATGAGGATGGGACGATGTTAGGTCAAAAGCTCACACCCCTTGATTCGGTTGGTGTGTATGTTCCGGGTGGGACTGCTGCCTATCCATCCTCCGTCTTGATGAATGTACTGCCGGCAAAGGTGGCAGGGGTAAAGAGGATTACAATGGTTTCACCTCCAGGCAAGGATGGGACATTATCTCCGGGGGTTCTCGTGGCCGCGAAGGTAGCGGGAGTGGAGGAAATCTTTAAAGTCGGCGGTGCTCAAGCCGTTGCCGCACTTGCATACGGGACGGAATCCATCTCGCCTGTGGATAAAATCACGGGACCCGGGAACATTTACGTTGCCCTGGCGAAAAGGGAAGTGTTTGGTGATGTGGATATCGATATGATCG
The DNA window shown above is from Rossellomorea vietnamensis and carries:
- the hisG gene encoding ATP phosphoribosyltransferase, translated to MSSLTIAMPKGRIFEEAVELLRKADYNLPPEFDDSRKLIIEVPEEDLRFILAKPMDVPTYVEHGVADLGIAGKDVMLEEERDVYELLDLRISGCYLAVAGLRNTKMSDVAPKIATKYPNVASSYFREQGEQVEIIKLNGSIELAPLIGLADRIVDIVSTGRTLKENGLVEYETIVGITSRLIVNPVSYRMKDEKIEDLVTRLTRIIG
- the hisD gene encoding histidinol dehydrogenase, which gives rise to MKIIRDISGASIKRSVDSGTEEQRRAVQGIIASVKQNGDSAVREYTERFDGIHLENYKVSEREIEEAFSALDPEMVSIIEEAADNIRAFHEQQKRSSWFTTDEDGTMLGQKLTPLDSVGVYVPGGTAAYPSSVLMNVLPAKVAGVKRITMVSPPGKDGTLSPGVLVAAKVAGVEEIFKVGGAQAVAALAYGTESISPVDKITGPGNIYVALAKREVFGDVDIDMIAGPSEIVILADGNQRADEIAADLLSQAEHDALASSVLVTNSSALAEEVSVEVERQLATLPREEIARQSIIDYGAIYVTRDLEEGIELVNELAAEHLEILTDKPFETMAKIRHAGAIFLGRYSSEPVGDYFAGPNHVLPTNGTARFSSPLNVDEFMKKTSVISYSETALKKNYEKIAKLARLEGLEAHARAVEIRFDKK